Sequence from the Aquimarina sp. Aq107 genome:
AAGCGGGTAATGATATTCTTTTAATTTCAGAAGATGTTCCCTTAGCATCCCAGAAAATTGTTTCTGCTTATTACTCCGGTGAGATCACAGAACAACGTTTAGCACATTCGGTTAAAAAAATATTATTCGCTAAATATAAAGCAGGTCTTCATAAATATGAACCTGTAAAGACAGAATATCTTTTTGAAGAGCTTAATAGTACTGCTAATGAAGTGTTACATCATAAACTAGTAGAAAATTCACTTACGTTAGTTAAAAATGATAGAGCAATTCTACCTGTTAAAAACTTAGATCTTAAAAAAGTAGCTTATGTGTCATTGGGAGATGATTCTGGAGAAGTGTTTTTAGAAGAACTAAATAAATATACGAAGGTGGATTGGGTAAAAGGAAACCAACTTCCTGAAATATTAGATCAATTAAGGAACTATAATTATGTAATCGTAGGATTGCATAAATCAAATGACAATCCTTGGAAAGATTATAAGTTTAAGGATAAAGAATTAGTTTGGTTATATGAGATAGCTAGACTTAATAATACAGTTTTAAGTGTTTTTTCTAGACCTTATGCTATGCTGGATCTTCAAACGACTACCAATTTCGAGGGAATCTTAATGGCTTATCAAAACAGTCCTGTTGCGCAGCAAAAAGCTGCTCAATTATTATTTGGTGCTATTGAGGCAAAAGGAAAACTTCCGGTAAGCCTAGGAGTTGATTTTCCTTTAGGAACAGGTCAAGAAACAAGATCTTTAAAACGATTAGCTTATGGAATACCAGAAACAGTTGGTATGAATTCTCATAAACTAGAAAGGATTGATTCTATTGTTAATATAGCAATAAGAGAAAATATGACTCCTGGCCTACAATTAATTGTAGCAAGAAAAGGGAAAGTAGTCTACAATAAGAATTATGGATATCACACCTATGCTAAATCAAGGAAAGTAAAAGGTTCTGATATTTATGATCTAGCATCGTTGACAAAAATTCTTTCAACTTTGCCTTTAACTATGGAGCTAAAAGATAAAGGGATTTTATCATTAGATACTCGAGTAGGAGAGATGTTACCATCATTTAAGGAATCTAACAAGAAAGATATTACAATTAGATCTATGCTCTCTCATTATGCTCGATTAAGAGCTTGGATTCCATTTTATTTAAAGACTTTAGATACTGTAACATCTAGGCCAGATAAAAAATATTATAGAACTAAACGTACTGATGATTTCAATATTAGGGTAACGGGCAATTTATATCTGCGAAGTGATATGAAAGATTCGTTGATGTTACGAATTAAGGATAGTGAATTAAGAAGTAGACTTAGTTATAAATACAGTGATTTACCTTATTATTTGATGAAATCTTTTATCGAAGGGCATTATGGGAATGATTTAGATGCATTGACCCAGCAGCATATTTACAAAGCCATGGGAGCGAGCAATATGGGGTATTTGCCTTTAAATAAATTTGATAAGAAACGTATTGTGCCTACAGAAAATGATCAGGCCTATAGGAAGGAGATAATTCATGGATATGTTCATGATCAAGGTGCAGCTATGTTTGGAGGTATTGGCGGGCATGCAGGTTTATTTGCTAATGCAAATGATGTTGCTAAGATGATGCAGATGTATCTTAATGGAGGATATTATGGAGGTAAACAATTTATAAGTAGTCAAACAATTGATGAATTTAATACGTGTACATATTGCAATAAGAGGGTTAGAAGAGGAGTAGGTTTTGATAAACCTCAACTTGGAGATGTTGGACCTACCTGTGGTTGTATATCTATGAATAGCTATGGGCATAGTGGTTTTACGGGAACATTTACTTGGGCAGATCCTGATGAAGAGATTATTTATGTTTTCTTAAGTAATCGGACGTTTCCCGATTCTGCGAATCGAAAATTGATTTCTAATGATATTCGATCAGAGATTCAGAGATTAATATATGAAGCAATAAATTACTAATATTGGTTTAAAAATTTAAATTAAATGAATATCAAAATATCAGAAAAGGGACCTTTGTTTTCTAGAATAGTTGCTGGATGTATGAATTGGGGCGAATGGGGTGCAAATCTAACAACTGATGAGTCACAGAAATTAATTGAAGACTGTTTAGAGATTGGAGTAACGACGTTTGATCATGCTGATATTTATGGACATTATACAACAGAATCATTGTTTGGTAATGCTATAAAAGGTAAGAGTTCATTAAGAGAACAAATGCAATTGGTTACCAAGTGTGGCATTCGATTAATAACTCCTAATCGACCGGATAATCAAATTAAATCTTATAAAACTACCAAAAAGTATATTATAGAATCTGTAGAGCAATCACTAGTGAATTTACAAACAGATTTTATCGATATGCTATTAATTCATAGACCTAGTCCGTTAATGAATCCTTTGGAGATTGCAGAAGCTTTTGAAACCTTAAAATCTAGTGGTAAAGTGTTGCATTTCGGAGTTTCTAATTTTACTCCTTCTCAATTTGATATGTTGAATGATGTTTTTCCTCTACAAACCAATCAAATAGAAATTTCACCATTACGATTAACACCATTTATTGATGGTTCTTTAGATCAGTGCATAAAACATGCTATCAAACCTATGGCTTATTCTACTCTTGCTGGAGGAAAGTTTTTTTCAAAGCAACCAAATGAAAAAGTTGTTAGAATTAACGAAGTAATAAATCCTTTAATCCAAAAATATGAAGTTCCTGCTGATCAAATATTAACCGCTTGGTTACTAAAACATCCTTCTGGAATATTACCGATAATGGGTTCTACAAAAATTACTCGTATTCAATCTGCAGTAAATTCTTTATCCATCGAAATTACAGATGAAGAGTGGTTTAGAGTATGGGAGGCTTCTACGGGAACAGAAGTTGCATAATTTTTTATTTAAATATTCTAATAGTATATATCTCTAAGTGTCAAATAAACAAAAGATTAGTCTTAGTTATAGTATTTGTTTTTCGATTCTAGTTAAGTTTTCTTTCAAAAAAAATAAAAAAATACAAGAAAGTGGGGTAACATATTTCCTTCTAATGACACTTATGTATAGTGAAAGTTTGGTTTATTAAATAAGGTAGGCACTTAATTAAACAAACAATTACTGAGAAATCAATGGCTACGGTTTCATAGGGGTATGTGTACCGTAGTCAGATTTTGTAAATTTAAAAACATAAAAGCTACTTCATAAGAGGTGGCTTTTTATATATATATTAGAATCTATTCTATCTTCCAACTATGCTCCAAATGCTTTATTGTATTTAAAAACTTCGCAATTAGATTTTAGTGCATAGCTAAAGTTTAATAATGTTAGTAAAGTTATTGTTTTCTAATCTTTTTATATTCTTTGGTTCTTTATAAATTGTGAATAACTATGCACGCATTGTTAATAAATTATTGCTAAACTGTTTTTGTATTAAATTTTTATGTACATTTAGCAGGCTTAACGATTGGACCCTAATATGATTTATTTCACATAATAATTAGAAATTGGTCATAATGTATAAAGAAAACATATCAAATCACGCGAATATTAAAACTCATTACCCCCTATAATGAACAACTACAAACTCACTATTATCGGATTTGCAATATCCGCATTCCTGTATTTTTCATCGATTTTTTTAGAACTTGATCTTTTCGAACTGGTATTAGCTTTTTTAGCGAGTATTGAGAAATTTAATTTTGGCGAATTTATTCTACCACTTATCATATTTTCAATCTTTTTAATTTTTGATATGCGTAGGCGTGTTAAGAAAATTAAATTAGAAAATGCAAAATTAAA
This genomic interval carries:
- a CDS encoding glycoside hydrolase family 3 N-terminal domain-containing protein, whose protein sequence is MDSLVVQLVENKTPLSPLIVKDEYDIQRLWVDSIYNKMTLKEKVGQLFMVDVFSSKPKKETDKIKKLIEEYHIGGIIFSKGGPQRQAKLNNEYQEISKIPLLIGMDAEWGLAMRLDSTKAFPWNMTLGAIQNNDLIEETGRQIAKHCKRLGVHINFAPVVDMNTNPKNPIIGNRSFGEDKDNVTEKALAFMKGMQKEGVLASAKHFPGHGDTDSDSHKTLPTINFDQKRIDSIELYPYRRLIADGLSSVMVAHLNIPSLEARSGYPSSISKNVVTNILQDSLGFEGLVITDALNMKGASDFKAPGDIDLAALKAGNDILLISEDVPLASQKIVSAYYSGEITEQRLAHSVKKILFAKYKAGLHKYEPVKTEYLFEELNSTANEVLHHKLVENSLTLVKNDRAILPVKNLDLKKVAYVSLGDDSGEVFLEELNKYTKVDWVKGNQLPEILDQLRNYNYVIVGLHKSNDNPWKDYKFKDKELVWLYEIARLNNTVLSVFSRPYAMLDLQTTTNFEGILMAYQNSPVAQQKAAQLLFGAIEAKGKLPVSLGVDFPLGTGQETRSLKRLAYGIPETVGMNSHKLERIDSIVNIAIRENMTPGLQLIVARKGKVVYNKNYGYHTYAKSRKVKGSDIYDLASLTKILSTLPLTMELKDKGILSLDTRVGEMLPSFKESNKKDITIRSMLSHYARLRAWIPFYLKTLDTVTSRPDKKYYRTKRTDDFNIRVTGNLYLRSDMKDSLMLRIKDSELRSRLSYKYSDLPYYLMKSFIEGHYGNDLDALTQQHIYKAMGASNMGYLPLNKFDKKRIVPTENDQAYRKEIIHGYVHDQGAAMFGGIGGHAGLFANANDVAKMMQMYLNGGYYGGKQFISSQTIDEFNTCTYCNKRVRRGVGFDKPQLGDVGPTCGCISMNSYGHSGFTGTFTWADPDEEIIYVFLSNRTFPDSANRKLISNDIRSEIQRLIYEAINY
- a CDS encoding aldo/keto reductase family oxidoreductase translates to MNIKISEKGPLFSRIVAGCMNWGEWGANLTTDESQKLIEDCLEIGVTTFDHADIYGHYTTESLFGNAIKGKSSLREQMQLVTKCGIRLITPNRPDNQIKSYKTTKKYIIESVEQSLVNLQTDFIDMLLIHRPSPLMNPLEIAEAFETLKSSGKVLHFGVSNFTPSQFDMLNDVFPLQTNQIEISPLRLTPFIDGSLDQCIKHAIKPMAYSTLAGGKFFSKQPNEKVVRINEVINPLIQKYEVPADQILTAWLLKHPSGILPIMGSTKITRIQSAVNSLSIEITDEEWFRVWEASTGTEVA